The window GGAATGACTAAAGTGTAGTACCGAAGTCATCCCTTAAGAAAGCAATAAATTAATATTAAATTATGTCGAACTTTTTCAATCGAGTTCATAACATTAATGTTAAAGTGCTATATATATCATATCCTCATTATTTACTGAACTGCATCAAAAATTAACTTTGGCTTTTCAACACGCTCAGATGAAATTTTATATATAGAATAGAATTCATTTAGCTTGTCATCCGTAAGTTCATTATTACTATGAATGACGGCAAGCGTCCCACCTTGTTTTACATCATCACCAATTTTTTTGTCAAGTAGTACTCCTACAGCAAGGTCAATAGATGCATCTTTTGTTAACCGTCCTGCTCCTAATGTCATAGCATAGTTCCCGATTGCTAAAGCATTCATTTTCTTAACGAATCCATCTTGTTTCGCTTTCACTTCATACTGGTACTTTGCAGTTGGTAATAATGTGTAGTCATCTACAACAGTTGCATCTCCACCTTGTGCTGAGATGAAATCTTTAAATTTATTAAGCGCTTCTCCCGATTTAATTTTTTCTTTAAGGAGAGCAACACCCTCATCATAACTTCCTACAATACCAGCATTCAAAAGGATATGAGCAGCCAAATCGATACATAAATCTTCAAAATCTTTAGGTCCGTTTCCTTTTAATGTTTCGATTGCTTCAATTACCTCTAAACTATTTCCTACTGCTTTCCCTAGAGGTTGATCCATGTTCGTAATAAGTGCAGTTGTATTACGTTCGAATTGTTTTCCGATATTAACCATTGCTTTCGCTAAGGCTTTTGCTTTTTCTATATCTTCCATAAAGGCACCAGAACCAACCTTAACATCTAATACAATAGTATCAGCACCTGCTGCAATCTTTTTACTCATAATTGATGACGCTATTAGTGGAATTGATTCTACAGTTCCTGTAACGTCTCTTAATGCATATAGTTTCTTATCGGCAGGACACATATCTTTAGTCTGTCCTATGATAGCTATACCTATATCCTTTACTTGTTTAATAAAATCATCTTCTGACACATTAATGTTAAATCCTTTTATTGATTCGAGCTTATCTAGTGTACCACCAGTATGGCCAAGTCCACGACCTGACATTTTAGCAAGTTTAGCACCACAACTAGCTACTAATGGACCAAGTGTTAAAGATGTTTTATCTCCAACACCACCTGTAGAATGCTTATCAACTTTCTTACCCTCAATCGCTGATAAATCTACTCGATCACCAGAATTAACCATGGCATTTGTAAGGTAGTATTTCTCTTTATCAGTCATTCCATTAAATACGATTGCCATTGCCATTGATGACATTTGATAGTCTGGAATGTCCTCATTTGTATACTGTTCAATCATCCAGTTAATTTCTGTTTCTGTTAATTCTATGTTCTGACGTTTCTTTAAGATTAAGTCGACCATTCGCATTTATGCATCACCTCTACTAATTTTATCCATTATATATTATAACACAAATCGCTTTATATAACACTAAATTATGATATAATTAGATGTAGCTTTTTATGTATATAATTTAAAATATAAAAGTGTGTATATATAAAGAACGCTCTAAAAGATCGATTCATCTACATAGATAAAAAATTAAAATTACAATAGTAATTTTCAGAGGGTGTGATTGTTCATGACAGTATTAGCGTTAGTAAGACATGGAGAAACAGATTGGAACAAGAATGGGATCATACAAGGCAGATATGATATTCCATTAAATGAACGTGGAAAAAAGCAGGCAGCAGCAACAGCAAAAAACTTTTCTGAGGACTTTTTTGATTTAATAGTGGCGTCTCCTTTAGTTCGTGCAGTTGAAACGGCTGAAATCATTGCAGAACATATTAACTATGATGGAGATATAATCACAAACAAAAAGCTTATTGAACGCGACTTTGGTATTGCAGATGGTAAACCTGTTGATGAGTTTATCGATCAGGTGAGAAGCCAAGAAATTGAAAATTTAGAACTTGAGGGTGAGATAAAGGAACGCGTTTCTGCTGAGCTTTATGAAATAGCTAAAGAGCATATTGATAAAAAGATCCTTGTCGTTTGTCACTCACATGTTATAAAGGCTGCATTAAGTGCTATTAATCCAAAAACATATAACTTTAAAACTAAACTCAATAATTGTAGTATTTCATTAATAAACTATAAAAATGATGATTTAAAAATAAAACGTGGAAACTTTAACGATCATTATTACGAATAATATAATCTACTAACACATTTTCTGTTGAAAGTGTGTTTTTTTTTTCAAATAATAGAGTATGCCTATTTTAGGTTATACTATAAAAGTGTATCCATTTTTTTAGGCACTTTAATTCACAACTGAACAATTGTGACATTTTGAGCATATACCCTATACGGTATTCATATCATATGATATAATACTAGTTGAAGTATTATTGATAATAAATCTTGAAGAGGTGAAATAAATGAAACAAAAAATTGTAATTGTTGGTGGTGTAGCCGGTGGTGCTACTGCTGCTGCAAGACTTC of the Haloplasma contractile SSD-17B genome contains:
- a CDS encoding pyrimidine-nucleoside phosphorylase, whose amino-acid sequence is MRMVDLILKKRQNIELTETEINWMIEQYTNEDIPDYQMSSMAMAIVFNGMTDKEKYYLTNAMVNSGDRVDLSAIEGKKVDKHSTGGVGDKTSLTLGPLVASCGAKLAKMSGRGLGHTGGTLDKLESIKGFNINVSEDDFIKQVKDIGIAIIGQTKDMCPADKKLYALRDVTGTVESIPLIASSIMSKKIAAGADTIVLDVKVGSGAFMEDIEKAKALAKAMVNIGKQFERNTTALITNMDQPLGKAVGNSLEVIEAIETLKGNGPKDFEDLCIDLAAHILLNAGIVGSYDEGVALLKEKIKSGEALNKFKDFISAQGGDATVVDDYTLLPTAKYQYEVKAKQDGFVKKMNALAIGNYAMTLGAGRLTKDASIDLAVGVLLDKKIGDDVKQGGTLAVIHSNNELTDDKLNEFYSIYKISSERVEKPKLIFDAVQ
- a CDS encoding histidine phosphatase family protein codes for the protein MTVLALVRHGETDWNKNGIIQGRYDIPLNERGKKQAAATAKNFSEDFFDLIVASPLVRAVETAEIIAEHINYDGDIITNKKLIERDFGIADGKPVDEFIDQVRSQEIENLELEGEIKERVSAELYEIAKEHIDKKILVVCHSHVIKAALSAINPKTYNFKTKLNNCSISLINYKNDDLKIKRGNFNDHYYE